One window of Botrimarina mediterranea genomic DNA carries:
- a CDS encoding flagellar hook-basal body complex protein, protein MTTALTGMQGSETVIDVVGNNIANSNTVGFKASDVLFATQFLQTQSIGSAPSDRNGGTNPRQIGLGVKVAEIAPNFSQGTIEISSNPLDLAIQGSGFLMVQGSQGEQLYTRNGQLKLNSENQIVTANGNKLLGYGLREGSFELNEAFVQPLTIALGGERVAQATTEAVFQGVLNPTVNAGTVPAAIQSEVMGDGSVVYPNGEVTTGTGTDADPFVTTDLFNSDDVEIRTPPTPGTAAFSTPGTPTGLVGGTYAYRITYVDGSGRETSPSTVFNVTGVGVDDQIDLTDLPDISSIPGNPYTNINIYRLDPGATEYRLSGTVAMGTTTFTDGNDVSAGAALNTNTLENGSYTYYVTYLNPANNNESRPSVALGPFAVSDDDSSVRLDFTDLQLPTDPNYSRMKIYRNAEGSTATFYEVANLPLPTPGADSWIDKAPSTSITGNSQLNFDGVGAAGGTLLANVQLRNGSTYARPFAELGTLQFTGEVGGTQQAPQSLEITATTTVQDFLDFVNDALGLQQQSNVNGRPLPVGGGSVSIVNGVVTVTSNYGEENTVGIPLTAFRLTPAGQVVTQTVDLTFSESQEANGPGTSTEFVVYDSLGSPLTVRMTTVLEAADSNSTTYRWYASSGDSQPVAPELTTVVGNGLMVFDSRGNLISSPSARISVQRELTASESPLEIELNLEQVTALAETDSSGNAVSSLNMVRQDGFPPGVLTDFIITDSGLIQGQFSNGTQRTLGQVLMARFANDGGLRQVGNGLYSASVNSGTAFVSSPGEDGIGTLTAGAVELSNTDIGQDLVKMILAQTQYQAGSRVISTAQQLLDELLALNR, encoded by the coding sequence ATGACCACGGCCCTCACGGGCATGCAAGGGTCCGAGACGGTCATCGATGTCGTCGGCAATAACATCGCCAACTCGAACACGGTCGGCTTCAAGGCGTCGGACGTGCTCTTCGCGACGCAGTTCCTTCAGACACAATCGATCGGATCGGCGCCGAGCGACCGCAACGGCGGCACCAACCCCCGCCAGATCGGCCTCGGCGTGAAGGTCGCCGAGATTGCGCCCAACTTTAGCCAAGGCACGATCGAGATCAGCTCGAACCCCCTCGACCTCGCGATCCAAGGCAGCGGCTTCTTGATGGTCCAAGGCTCGCAGGGCGAGCAGCTGTACACCCGCAACGGCCAACTCAAGCTCAATAGCGAGAACCAGATTGTCACCGCCAACGGCAACAAGTTGCTCGGCTATGGCTTGCGTGAAGGATCCTTCGAACTCAACGAAGCGTTTGTCCAGCCGCTGACAATCGCCCTGGGCGGCGAACGCGTCGCGCAAGCAACGACCGAGGCGGTCTTCCAGGGTGTGCTAAACCCGACCGTCAACGCCGGAACGGTACCGGCCGCAATCCAATCCGAAGTGATGGGTGACGGGTCCGTCGTCTACCCTAACGGCGAAGTCACGACCGGCACGGGAACGGACGCCGACCCCTTTGTCACCACCGACCTTTTCAACTCGGACGATGTCGAGATCCGAACCCCGCCGACACCGGGTACGGCGGCCTTCTCGACACCCGGCACACCGACGGGGCTCGTGGGCGGCACCTACGCCTACCGCATTACCTACGTTGACGGCAGCGGCCGTGAAACGTCCCCGTCGACGGTATTCAACGTCACCGGCGTCGGAGTCGACGACCAGATCGATTTGACCGATTTGCCCGATATCTCATCCATCCCCGGCAACCCCTACACCAATATCAACATCTACCGGCTTGACCCGGGAGCGACTGAATATCGGCTGAGCGGAACGGTCGCCATGGGAACCACAACGTTCACCGACGGCAACGACGTTTCGGCGGGGGCAGCCCTCAACACCAACACGTTGGAGAACGGTTCGTATACCTACTACGTCACCTACCTCAACCCGGCGAACAACAACGAGTCGCGGCCCTCGGTGGCGCTTGGGCCTTTCGCGGTCAGCGACGATGACAGCTCGGTCCGGCTGGATTTCACCGACCTGCAGTTGCCAACCGATCCGAACTACAGCCGGATGAAAATCTACCGCAACGCGGAGGGGAGCACTGCGACGTTCTATGAGGTCGCCAACCTACCGCTGCCAACTCCCGGCGCCGATAGCTGGATCGACAAGGCGCCGAGCACTTCGATCACGGGCAACAGCCAGCTGAACTTCGACGGCGTCGGCGCCGCGGGCGGCACGCTTCTTGCCAACGTCCAGCTCCGAAATGGATCGACCTACGCACGTCCGTTCGCCGAACTCGGCACTCTGCAATTCACGGGCGAGGTCGGCGGAACTCAGCAGGCGCCGCAATCGCTTGAAATCACCGCAACAACGACGGTGCAAGACTTCCTTGACTTCGTCAACGACGCACTCGGCCTGCAACAGCAGTCCAACGTCAATGGTAGGCCACTCCCGGTCGGCGGCGGCTCGGTGTCGATCGTCAATGGCGTCGTCACCGTGACTAGTAACTACGGCGAAGAGAACACCGTGGGCATCCCGCTGACGGCCTTCCGTCTGACGCCAGCCGGACAGGTTGTGACCCAAACGGTCGATCTCACATTCTCCGAGTCGCAAGAAGCCAATGGCCCTGGCACCTCGACCGAGTTCGTCGTCTACGACTCGCTCGGCTCGCCGCTAACGGTGCGGATGACGACGGTCCTCGAGGCCGCCGACAGCAACAGCACCACCTATCGTTGGTACGCCAGTTCGGGCGACAGCCAGCCGGTCGCGCCGGAGCTAACGACCGTCGTCGGTAACGGCCTGATGGTCTTCGACAGCCGCGGCAATCTCATCAGCTCGCCCTCCGCACGGATCAGCGTCCAACGGGAACTGACGGCGAGCGAATCGCCGCTCGAGATCGAGCTCAACCTCGAACAAGTAACCGCGCTCGCCGAGACCGACTCCTCGGGCAACGCGGTCAGCAGCCTCAACATGGTGCGGCAAGACGGCTTCCCGCCGGGCGTGCTCACCGACTTCATCATCACCGACAGCGGACTGATCCAAGGCCAGTTCTCCAACGGCACGCAGCGAACATTGGGCCAGGTGCTGATGGCGCGCTTCGCCAACGACGGCGGCTTAAGGCAGGTCGGTAATGGCCTCTACTCGGCAAGCGTCAACTCCGGCACAGCCTTCGTTAGTTCGCCTGGTGAAGACGGCATTGGCACACTGACGGCGGGCGCCGTCGAGCTTTCCAACACCGATATCGGTCAGGACCTCGTGAAGATGATCCTGGCGCAAACACAATACCAAGCCGGTTCGCGGGTGATTTCAACCGCCCAGCAGCTGCTGGACGAGCTCTTGGCGCTCAACCGCTAA
- a CDS encoding flagellar FlbD family protein translates to MIRLNRLDEEAFLLNAELIKYVESRPDTFITLTTGDRIVVTQSMDEVMRRTLEYHQTKGLLPPTGKQS, encoded by the coding sequence GTGATCCGGTTGAATCGACTCGACGAAGAGGCGTTTCTGCTCAACGCAGAATTGATCAAGTACGTCGAGTCCCGCCCGGACACCTTCATCACCCTCACAACCGGCGATCGCATCGTCGTCACCCAATCGATGGACGAGGTCATGCGGCGGACACTGGAGTACCACCAGACCAAGGGACTGCTCCCCCCCACGGGGAAGCAGTCGTAG
- a CDS encoding motility protein A, which produces MDIATVVGTILSILLIVGSIIVGGGSFMAFIDIPSILVVIGGSIAAALISFPLPNFLGVFGVTMKCVFWKVDSTEDVIKQIVSLSEVARREGILALESKTAEIDNDFIKLGIQMAVDGTRPEVMEDILRTELDAISTRHRDGKALLDCMGRFAPAFGMIGTLMGLVIMLGDMSDPSKIGAGMAVALLTTLYGAIASNVLFLPFAEKLGYTSKKERLTMDIIIRGVMAIQSGENPRVIEQKLNTFIPPKQRAKEAA; this is translated from the coding sequence ATGGACATCGCAACAGTCGTCGGCACGATCCTCTCGATCCTATTGATCGTGGGCTCGATCATTGTCGGTGGCGGCAGTTTCATGGCGTTTATTGACATTCCCTCGATCCTCGTGGTGATCGGTGGGTCGATCGCCGCTGCGCTGATCTCGTTCCCGCTGCCAAACTTCCTGGGCGTCTTTGGCGTCACCATGAAGTGCGTCTTCTGGAAAGTCGACTCCACCGAAGACGTCATCAAACAGATCGTCTCGCTGTCGGAGGTCGCCCGTCGTGAAGGGATCCTGGCTCTCGAAAGTAAGACCGCTGAGATCGATAACGACTTCATCAAGCTCGGCATCCAGATGGCGGTCGACGGCACGCGGCCCGAGGTGATGGAGGATATCCTCCGCACCGAGCTCGACGCCATCTCCACACGCCACCGCGACGGCAAAGCCCTGCTCGACTGCATGGGCCGCTTCGCCCCCGCCTTCGGCATGATCGGCACTCTGATGGGACTCGTGATCATGCTCGGCGACATGAGCGATCCCTCGAAGATCGGCGCCGGCATGGCCGTTGCGCTCTTGACGACGCTCTACGGCGCCATCGCTTCGAACGTCTTGTTCCTGCCTTTCGCCGAGAAGCTCGGCTACACGAGCAAGAAGGAGCGACTCACGATGGACATCATCATCCGCGGCGTTATGGCGATCCAGTCGGGCGAGAACCCACGCGTCATCGAACAAAAGCTCAACACGTTCATCCCCCCTAAACAGCGGGCGAAAGAGGCGGCGTAG
- a CDS encoding OmpA/MotB family protein, which yields MDDDEPVPGIPEWVVTFGDMMSLLLTFFIMLVSMSEMKQEDKFQAMLESMRQQFGHESSMASMIPGSSPPLNSSMPAMAAMGRAKRLDIMRGGNPVKSTTGDASLVRTIRPGRDTAVGGVVFFGEDDANLTDEAKESLRAIAEQVAGKPQKIEVRGHTSRKPAPLGQTHWTLASERAGVVKDYLVELGIDSERIRLGSAGANEPLDNKIDIESRQRNARVEVLLWDEPVTRPAAPE from the coding sequence ATGGACGACGACGAACCAGTCCCCGGCATCCCCGAATGGGTCGTCACCTTCGGTGACATGATGTCGCTGCTGCTGACGTTCTTCATCATGCTCGTTTCGATGAGCGAGATGAAGCAAGAAGACAAGTTTCAGGCGATGCTGGAGTCGATGCGTCAGCAGTTCGGCCACGAGTCCTCGATGGCGTCGATGATCCCCGGCAGCAGTCCCCCTCTGAACTCCTCGATGCCGGCCATGGCGGCCATGGGCCGCGCCAAGCGACTGGACATCATGCGTGGCGGTAACCCGGTGAAATCGACGACGGGCGACGCTTCGCTCGTCAGGACGATCCGACCGGGACGCGACACGGCCGTTGGCGGCGTGGTGTTCTTTGGCGAGGACGACGCAAACCTCACGGATGAAGCCAAAGAAAGCCTGCGGGCAATCGCCGAACAGGTCGCCGGCAAGCCGCAAAAAATCGAGGTTCGCGGTCACACGTCACGTAAGCCCGCCCCGCTGGGGCAAACCCACTGGACGCTGGCCTCCGAAAGGGCCGGCGTCGTCAAAGACTATCTGGTCGAGCTAGGAATCGACTCGGAGCGCATCCGCCTCGGTTCGGCGGGAGCGAACGAGCCGCTCGATAACAAGATCGACATCGAAAGTCGCCAACGGAATGCGCGCGTCGAGGTCCTCCTGTGGGACGAGCCTGTGACTCGTCCCGCCGCACCGGAGTAA
- the fliN gene encoding flagellar motor switch protein FliN — MADDSQLKQDDIEALLAAASAGSAAPEPPSAPSTSTPSAGDSFALGQDEIEALMSGASTGTAAAPNFAAGPSPGYAASDKPSNDVELLLDKAQAAIASLDEYDASDLPDGVQPFRLESFGGSPANTETATIELVRDVQLDLKIELGRTRMPLEDVLRLRRDAVVSLDKLAGDPVDVYVNGRLIARGEVLVLNDNFCVRVTELIVGDSAVA; from the coding sequence ATGGCTGACGACTCGCAACTCAAACAGGACGACATCGAAGCCCTGCTCGCCGCGGCGAGCGCTGGCTCGGCGGCGCCCGAACCCCCCAGCGCGCCTTCTACGTCGACGCCTTCGGCTGGGGATTCGTTCGCACTCGGGCAGGACGAGATCGAGGCGCTGATGTCGGGGGCATCCACCGGGACCGCTGCCGCTCCAAACTTCGCCGCGGGTCCGTCGCCAGGCTACGCCGCATCCGACAAGCCGTCAAACGACGTCGAATTGCTTCTCGACAAGGCCCAAGCCGCGATCGCCTCGCTCGACGAGTACGACGCTAGCGATCTCCCCGACGGCGTGCAGCCCTTCCGGCTCGAATCCTTCGGCGGCAGCCCCGCTAACACCGAGACCGCGACCATCGAGCTGGTTCGCGACGTGCAACTCGACCTGAAGATCGAACTCGGCCGCACCCGGATGCCGCTGGAGGACGTCCTTCGCTTGCGCCGCGACGCCGTGGTGTCGCTCGACAAGCTGGCGGGCGATCCGGTTGACGTGTACGTCAACGGCCGCCTCATCGCCCGTGGCGAGGTCCTGGTGCTCAATGACAACTTCTGCGTCCGTGTGACGGAGTTGATCGTTGGTGATTCCGCGGTGGCGTAA
- a CDS encoding FliO/MopB family protein: MPTRFCPTLLLALAAACASADVGVGAEAIVPRNEFARIRPGVSSSGPQGMRRVDSNVEPATFHSLGLSAPLSPPKSVVDNALQATKDPKVSELIVSNPAPAPEESVRLPTESVAEPVTLTPPTSAEPLPLAMKPERATNQPDSLNVAAPPDASPGRLLLGAPADDKPSQPRHGASSNPLDAVMNWRPSSQQMTATGAGLAITVGLLLSFIWLVRSMAPKASRPLPREVVEVLGRTPLGSKQMTQLVRVGHKLVLIAITPDGAETLTEITDPEEVARLVAACDSSGGRGSTAEFDAMLRQMESERTRPGFLDTSDNHRYDDAAFDPRSLAAAYANTPGGRGDG; the protein is encoded by the coding sequence ATGCCGACACGCTTCTGCCCAACGCTGCTGCTAGCACTCGCCGCCGCGTGCGCGTCGGCGGACGTGGGCGTCGGCGCGGAAGCGATCGTTCCCCGCAACGAGTTCGCCCGGATCCGGCCCGGCGTGTCGTCGAGCGGGCCGCAGGGAATGCGGCGCGTCGATTCGAACGTCGAGCCCGCCACGTTCCACTCGCTGGGTCTCTCGGCGCCGCTCTCGCCTCCGAAGTCGGTGGTAGACAACGCTCTCCAAGCGACGAAGGACCCAAAGGTCTCCGAGCTGATTGTCTCGAACCCAGCTCCGGCGCCAGAGGAGAGCGTTCGCTTGCCAACCGAGTCGGTGGCCGAACCCGTCACCCTAACTCCCCCTACCAGCGCCGAGCCCTTGCCGCTCGCCATGAAGCCGGAACGGGCCACGAACCAACCCGATTCGCTGAACGTCGCTGCGCCGCCTGACGCCTCGCCCGGGCGACTCTTGCTCGGCGCTCCAGCCGACGACAAACCCTCGCAGCCACGGCACGGCGCCTCGTCCAACCCGCTCGACGCCGTCATGAACTGGCGTCCCTCATCGCAACAGATGACCGCCACCGGCGCCGGCTTGGCGATCACGGTCGGTCTCTTGCTGTCGTTCATCTGGCTCGTCCGCAGCATGGCGCCGAAAGCGTCGCGACCGCTGCCGCGCGAAGTCGTCGAGGTCCTCGGCCGGACGCCGCTGGGAAGTAAACAGATGACACAGCTGGTGCGAGTCGGTCATAAGCTGGTGCTCATCGCCATCACGCCCGACGGCGCCGAGACGCTCACCGAGATCACCGACCCCGAGGAGGTCGCGCGACTTGTCGCCGCTTGCGACTCCAGTGGCGGCCGCGGCTCGACCGCCGAGTTCGATGCGATGCTCCGCCAGATGGAGTCCGAGCGCACCCGGCCCGGCTTCCTCGACACGAGCGACAACCACCGCTACGACGACGCAGCGTTCGACCCGCGCTCGCTCGCGGCCGCGTACGCCAACACCCCCGGAGGCCGTGGCGATGGTTAG
- the fliP gene encoding flagellar type III secretion system pore protein FliP (The bacterial flagellar biogenesis protein FliP forms a type III secretion system (T3SS)-type pore required for flagellar assembly.) yields MVSLLKAMTLVAMLLAATTVLAQSEYDAIAAAAELPSPGMTILEPALISEAPEAKDGEPLSLIGLSGPNEWTKPERLSSTLQVMLMMTVISLAPAVLLMTTCFVRVIVVLGLLRQALGTQQAPPSQVLTSITLFVTLLVMTPVWTESYENGIKPYTDGQIPLDQAFANAAAPMRDFMGKQIEMTKNEESVRMFLRRLPEAIDPETNEIRTNYRLYDLEEGYEYVPLAAILPAYMLSELKTAFLIGFQVYLPFVILDIVVASVTISMGMLMLPPVLISLPFKLLLFVLLDGWTLVIGMLMQSFAW; encoded by the coding sequence ATGGTTAGCCTCCTCAAGGCGATGACTCTCGTGGCGATGCTGCTCGCTGCAACGACCGTGCTCGCACAGAGTGAGTACGACGCGATTGCCGCCGCCGCGGAGTTGCCTTCGCCGGGCATGACGATCCTCGAACCGGCCCTCATCAGCGAGGCTCCCGAGGCGAAAGACGGCGAGCCCCTCTCGCTGATCGGGCTCAGCGGCCCGAACGAGTGGACGAAGCCCGAGCGGCTCAGCTCGACGCTGCAGGTGATGCTGATGATGACCGTCATCAGCCTCGCGCCGGCGGTGCTGCTGATGACGACCTGCTTCGTTCGCGTCATCGTCGTGCTGGGTCTCTTGCGCCAGGCGCTGGGCACCCAACAGGCGCCGCCCAGCCAGGTGCTCACCTCGATCACACTCTTCGTGACCCTGCTGGTGATGACGCCCGTCTGGACCGAGAGCTACGAGAACGGCATCAAGCCCTACACCGACGGCCAGATCCCCCTCGATCAAGCATTCGCCAATGCCGCCGCGCCGATGCGTGACTTCATGGGGAAGCAAATCGAGATGACGAAGAACGAGGAAAGTGTTCGGATGTTCTTGCGTCGACTGCCCGAGGCGATCGACCCCGAGACCAACGAGATCCGAACAAACTATCGGCTTTATGATCTTGAAGAGGGTTACGAGTACGTCCCCCTCGCCGCTATCCTTCCCGCCTACATGCTGAGCGAACTGAAGACCGCGTTCCTCATCGGCTTCCAGGTCTATCTGCCCTTCGTGATCCTCGACATCGTCGTCGCCAGCGTGACGATCTCGATGGGCATGCTGATGCTCCCTCCCGTGCTGATCTCGCTCCCCTTCAAGCTCCTGCTCTTCGTGCTGCTCGACGGCTGGACGCTGGTGATAGGCATGCTCATGCAAAGCTTTGCGTGGTAG
- the fliQ gene encoding flagellar biosynthesis protein FliQ: MDPQLAIDISRDALFMTSIISAPVLVAGMFVGLVIGLLQALTQIQEQTVAFVPKLVAMGLALALTLPWILAQLLDYSESLFRNIPSTL, from the coding sequence ATGGACCCTCAACTCGCCATCGACATCAGTCGCGACGCTCTGTTCATGACGTCGATCATCTCGGCGCCGGTGCTCGTGGCGGGCATGTTCGTCGGTCTGGTGATCGGGCTGTTGCAAGCGCTGACACAGATTCAAGAGCAGACCGTCGCGTTCGTTCCGAAGCTCGTGGCGATGGGTTTGGCGCTCGCACTGACGCTGCCGTGGATTCTGGCGCAGCTGCTCGATTACTCGGAGAGCCTGTTCCGAAATATCCCATCGACGTTGTAA
- a CDS encoding flagellar biosynthetic protein FliR, giving the protein MSGLEAQLTELGVLFALILTRVGAVVATAPILSDATLPVRVKGLMAVALAAMVTPVTLQTMTTPLPSTNSLIELGVLAASEAAVGLALGLGLMVVLAGVQITGQVVGQMSGMALAEGADPVFGDTASVFGQIYYLVTTAVFVAAGGLSMLLEGLLETLRLAPPGSGYSVHEIANGFIGLLGLGFELGIRASAPLLLALFLATLVLGLISRTLPQLNTMAVGFGLNAMLTLGVMMASMGAVAYAFQGPLTSVITSVASSVGGG; this is encoded by the coding sequence ATGTCCGGCCTCGAAGCGCAACTGACAGAGCTCGGCGTCTTGTTTGCGCTGATCCTGACGCGCGTCGGGGCGGTTGTCGCAACGGCGCCGATCCTCAGCGACGCGACCCTGCCTGTCCGCGTGAAGGGCCTGATGGCGGTCGCGCTCGCAGCGATGGTGACGCCCGTCACGCTGCAAACGATGACGACGCCCCTCCCCTCGACGAACTCGCTGATCGAACTCGGCGTGCTCGCCGCCTCCGAAGCCGCGGTTGGCCTGGCGCTCGGTCTCGGCCTGATGGTCGTCCTCGCCGGCGTGCAGATCACCGGCCAAGTCGTCGGCCAGATGAGCGGCATGGCACTCGCCGAAGGCGCCGACCCGGTATTTGGCGACACCGCCAGCGTCTTCGGTCAAATCTATTACCTCGTGACAACCGCCGTCTTTGTCGCCGCCGGCGGGTTATCGATGCTGCTCGAAGGCCTGCTCGAAACGCTCCGTCTCGCCCCACCGGGGAGCGGCTACTCGGTGCACGAAATCGCCAACGGCTTCATCGGCCTATTGGGCTTGGGCTTCGAGCTCGGCATCCGCGCTTCGGCGCCGCTGCTCTTGGCGTTGTTCCTCGCCACGCTGGTGCTTGGCCTCATCAGCCGCACGCTGCCGCAACTCAACACGATGGCCGTCGGCTTCGGCCTCAACGCGATGCTCACTCTCGGCGTGATGATGGCGTCGATGGGCGCCGTCGCCTACGCCTTCCAAGGCCCCCTCACGTCCGTCATCACCTCCGTCGCCAGTTCGGTTGGCGGAGGTTAG
- the flhB gene encoding flagellar biosynthesis protein FlhB, with product MSEQSGEKSFDATPHRRQKAREQGQVPYSQDLGSAILLLAGAGLLYTFQENIAESMQRVTRRLLTEPLDMVADANNASATLLGLASEMAIALAPVIGLLLLAAVATSIGQVGFLFVPDKLAPDISRISPLKGFGRLFSMQGVMKLGFGLFKVAVVAAATIMAVTPRISGVLEAARLGSPQLIGLIVDTAFATVFAAGLALLILALADLFFQRWKHEQDLKMTAQEMKEEMKNLQGDPEIAARRRQVQRQMAQARISGAVPKADVVVTNPTELAVALQYDPDTMAAPVVVAKGAGVLAQRIRRLALENNVPIVERKPLAQLLYKEVDIGRAVPTDSYAAVAEVLAYVYQLKGKKPPKPPQAAA from the coding sequence ATGTCCGAGCAATCCGGCGAGAAGTCGTTCGACGCGACGCCTCACCGGCGGCAGAAGGCGCGTGAGCAGGGGCAGGTGCCGTACAGCCAGGACCTCGGCTCCGCCATCCTGCTGCTCGCCGGGGCGGGGCTGCTCTACACGTTCCAAGAGAACATCGCCGAGTCGATGCAGCGCGTTACGCGCCGGCTGCTCACCGAGCCGCTCGACATGGTCGCCGACGCCAACAACGCCAGCGCGACGTTGCTCGGTCTGGCGAGCGAAATGGCGATCGCGCTGGCCCCGGTGATCGGCCTCCTGCTGCTCGCCGCCGTTGCGACAAGCATCGGCCAAGTCGGCTTCCTCTTCGTCCCCGACAAGCTCGCCCCCGACATCAGCCGTATCAGCCCGCTGAAGGGCTTCGGCCGACTCTTTTCGATGCAGGGCGTCATGAAGCTCGGCTTCGGCCTCTTCAAGGTCGCCGTCGTCGCCGCCGCCACCATCATGGCGGTGACGCCACGCATCTCCGGCGTGCTCGAAGCGGCGCGGCTCGGATCGCCCCAACTCATCGGCCTGATCGTCGATACGGCCTTCGCAACGGTCTTCGCCGCCGGCTTGGCGCTGCTGATCCTGGCGCTCGCCGACCTGTTCTTCCAACGCTGGAAGCACGAGCAGGACCTCAAGATGACGGCGCAGGAAATGAAGGAGGAGATGAAGAACCTGCAAGGCGACCCTGAGATCGCCGCCCGCCGCCGGCAGGTGCAGCGGCAGATGGCCCAGGCGCGGATCTCCGGCGCGGTCCCCAAGGCGGACGTCGTCGTCACCAACCCGACCGAACTCGCCGTCGCCCTGCAGTACGACCCCGACACAATGGCCGCCCCCGTCGTGGTCGCCAAAGGCGCTGGCGTGCTCGCCCAACGCATCCGCCGGCTGGCCCTTGAGAACAACGTGCCGATCGTCGAACGCAAGCCGCTCGCCCAGCTCCTCTACAAAGAAGTCGATATCGGCCGCGCCGTGCCGACCGACAGCTACGCCGCCGTCGCCGAAGTCCTGGCGTACGTCTACCAACTCAAGGGCAAGAAGCCCCCCAAGCCACCCCAGGCCGCAGCGTAA
- a CDS encoding DUF4261 domain-containing protein — translation MSAPSIALVALSRPSLPDADAVAAELGRLIAAAPAPRVTSRTDAAFTLAFEGGATANVTLVDKPIPWERIEGPCATAWYWPEAEAAMRPHTAHLFVTLLDESKRLIDVSFRLTRVLVATAANAPAVGLVWGASGAVHEPQAFAELAAQSSDSDLPLNLWIDFRVYQQDAGVGYGFFTTGMEALGRRELEVPHYDGEPQHLVAAAYNIAHYILEKDAAIKDAEVIGLPDESQVTIREDRSMIDPEQDVVRLEFN, via the coding sequence ATGTCAGCCCCCTCAATCGCCCTCGTTGCTCTGTCCCGCCCGTCGCTCCCCGACGCCGACGCCGTCGCCGCGGAACTCGGGAGACTCATCGCCGCCGCGCCCGCGCCGCGGGTCACGAGCCGCACCGACGCCGCGTTCACGCTCGCCTTCGAAGGGGGCGCCACCGCCAACGTGACGCTCGTCGATAAACCGATCCCCTGGGAGCGGATCGAAGGCCCTTGCGCCACCGCCTGGTACTGGCCCGAGGCCGAGGCCGCGATGCGTCCGCACACGGCCCACCTCTTCGTCACGCTGCTGGACGAATCCAAGCGGCTGATCGACGTGAGCTTCCGCCTTACTCGGGTCCTGGTGGCGACCGCAGCCAACGCCCCGGCGGTCGGCCTCGTCTGGGGCGCGAGCGGCGCCGTGCACGAGCCGCAGGCGTTCGCCGAACTCGCCGCCCAGTCATCCGACAGCGACCTGCCCCTCAACCTCTGGATCGACTTCCGGGTCTACCAGCAAGATGCGGGCGTCGGCTACGGCTTCTTCACCACCGGTATGGAAGCCCTCGGCCGCCGAGAACTCGAAGTCCCGCACTACGATGGCGAACCCCAACACCTCGTCGCCGCCGCGTACAACATCGCCCACTACATCTTGGAAAAGGACGCGGCGATCAAAGACGCCGAAGTCATCGGCCTTCCCGACGAATCGCAGGTGACGATCCGCGAAGACCGGTCGATGATCGACCCCGAGCAGGACGTGGTGCGGCTAGAGTTCAACTGA